The genomic window GAGTACCCCAAGGTCACCTCGATCTTCCCGAACAGCGTCGACACTGTCTCTGTCGTGGACACCCACACCATCCTCGAGGCGGTGCGCCGGGTGGCCCTGGTCGCCGAGCGCAACACCCCGGTGCGGCTGCGGTTCACCGACGGCCAGGTGGCGATCGAGGCCGGCACCGGCGACGACGCCCAGGGCAGTGAGGCCATCGAGGCCTCGCTCACCGGCCCCGAGCTGGAGATCGCCTTCAACCCACAGTTCCTGATCGAGGGGCTGTCGGCACTGGGCACCGCGTTTGCCCGGATCAGCTTCACCCAGCCCTCCAAGCCGGCTGTCCTCTCCGGTCAGTCCGAGATGGACGGTGAGTCTGACGAGTCCTACCGTTATGTGTTGATGCCTGTGCGTTTTGCGGGCTGAGCACGCAACCGACGAAGGAGCACGACCATGCAGCTGGGAATGATCGGCCTGGGCAAGATGGGCGCCAACATGCGCGAGCGTCTGCGCAAGGCCGGCCACGAGGTCGTGGGCTTCGACCTCAACCCAGACGTCCGTGACGTCGACAGCCTGGAGGTCATGGTCGAGGCGCTGGACGCCCCGCGCGTGGTCTGGGTCATGGTGCCGCACGGCGAGCCCACCCAGCAGACGGTGGACCACCTCGGCGAGCTGCTCGATGAGGGCGATCTGGTCATCGAGGGTGGCAACAGCCACTTCACCGACGACATCAAGCACCATGCCGAGCTGGCCGGCAAGGGGATCGGCTATGTCGACTGCGGCGTCTCCGGAGGCATCTGGGGCATCACGGAGGGCTATGGCCTGATGTGCGGCGGGGAGACGGAGTGGGTCGAGAAGGCGATGCCGATCTTCGACGCGCTCCGGCCTGAGGGACCGCGCGAGGAGGGCTGGGTGCACGCCGGCGACGTCGGCTCCGGGCACTACGCCAAGATGGTCCACAACGGCATCGAGTACGGCCTGATGCACGCCTATGCCGAGGGCTTTGAGCTGCTCACGGCCAAGGACGAGGTCAAGGACGTCAAGGGCGTCTTCCAGGCCTGGACCCGCGGCACGGTGGTCCGCTCCTGGCTGCTCGACCTGATGGTCAAGGCGCTGGACGAGACGCCGGGTCTGGAGGGGATCAGCGAATACACCACCGACTCCGGTGAGGGCCGCTGGACGCTGATCGAGGGCATCGAGAACGCCGTCCCGATGCCGGTGCTGAGCGCTGCGCTGTTTGCCCGCTTCGCCTCCCGCCAGGAGAACTCTCCCGCCATGCAGGCCGTCGCCGCGCTGCGTGGCGAGTTCGGGGGCCACGCCGTGCAGATGCTCGACGAGGAGGCACCCCAGGTCCACCACGGGGCCGAGCCCAAGCACGACGAGGGCGCCGCACGCCCCGGTGCCGGTGCGGACTCCGCCGGCGACGCGGCCGACGCAGGTCCCACCTCCGGCTCGGGCGACACCGACGGGTCCGGTGGTGACTCCGCCGCCGATGCCGGCCCCTCCTCGGGCTCGGGCGACACCGACGGCTCCGACGGGTCCAATGGTGACTCCAACGCCGGTCCGCAGGGCTAGCTGGCGGCATACCGCCGACTGACTGTGCACCTGCGCCACCTGAGCCTGATCGACTTCCGGAGCTATCACAGCGCCGAGGTGGCCCTGGCCCCGGGCATCACCACGCTGCTGGGGCGCAACGGGCAGGGCAAGACCAACCTGGTGGAGGCCGCGGGGTTTGTCGCCACGCTGGGCAGTCACCGGGTGGCGACCGATGCTCCACTGGTCCGCCACGGTGCGGAGTCGGCGATCGTGCGCGCAGCAGTGGTCCGCGACGGGCGTGAGACCACCGTCGAGCTGGAGATCGTCCCCGGTCGCGCCAACCGTGCACGCCTGAACAAGTCACCGCTGACCCGTCCGCGGGATGTCCTCGGGACCCTGCGCACCGTGCTCTTCGCGCCCGAGGACCTGGCGCTGGTCAAGGGGGACCCGGCCGAGCGACGCCGCTTCCTCGACGACCTGCTGGTCGCCCGGCAACCGCGCTGGGTGGGCGTGCGCGGTGACTATGACAAGGCGCTGCGCCAGCGCAACGCCCTGCTGCGCTCGAGCCAGCACCTGTGGCGGGCGGGCCGCCGTGGGGTCGCCGAGCACCGGCTCGCTCCCGGTGAGACCGTTGAGCAGGCGCGGGCGTCGGCCGAGGAGACGCTGGGCGTCTGGGACGCACAGGTGGCCCAGGTCGGCGCCTCGCTGACCTATGCGAGGTTGCGTCTCCTGCGCGACCTGACCCCCTATGTCGCCGAGGCCTACGCCACCATCAGCGATGACACCACCCCGGCCACGGCGACCTATCGGTCCAGTGCCGAGGGGTCGGTCGCCGAGGCGATCGCCGCTGGTGAGGTGCCGGACCAGGAGCAGCTGTATGCCGCCACCCTGGAAGTCATGCAGGCGCGCCGCCGCGAGGAGCAGGAGCGCGGGGTCACCCTGGTGGGACCGCACCGCGACGAGCTGGTCCTCGCCCTCGGTGAGCTGCCGGCCAAGGGCTACGCGAGCCATGGTGAGTCGTGGTCGATCGCGCTCGCGCTGCGGCTCGCGGCGTTCCGGCTGCTGCAGCACGACGTCGGGACCGATCCAGTGCTCGTGCTCGACGACGTCTTTGCCGAGCTGGACACGGGCCGACGCGAGCGGCTGGCGCAGCTGATCTCGACCTGCGAACAGGTGCTGATCACCGCCGCGGTCCCGGACGACGTCCCCACCTGGCTGTCCGGGCGCGGGGTCATCCTGGACGTGGTCGACGGCACGGTGACCCCCCGCGGGCAGGAGCGCGGCGCCGGAGAGGTGAGTGACCCCGAGCCTGATGCGGGGGACACTGAGACGTCATGAGCGACGAGAGCACGAGCGGCGACAGCACGAGCGGGGGCACCGGGCCCGAGCCCGTCAGCGCGGCCGCCGACGCGTTGGCGCGGGCTCGCGCCAACGCTCGCGCCAAGGGTCTGCGCCCGGGCCCGGCCGACCGTCGGCGCACTGCGGGGGACGCTCTGGCGGAGCGCCGCTCGGGCACCGGCGACGGTGCCGGCCGGGACCCACGGCTCGTGGGGGCCGAAGTCGAGCGCCTCGTCAGCTCCCGCGGTTGGGACTCCGAGGTGCAGGTCGGTGCGGTCATCGGCCGTTGGGCCACAATCGTGGGACCCGAGGTGGCCCAGCACGTGCAGCCGCTCGGGTTCGACGCCAGCGTGCTCACCGTCCAAGCCGACTCGACAGCCTGGGCCACCCAGGTGCGCCTGCTGACCCACTCCATCCTGACCCGGATCGAGGTCGAGGTCGGCGAGGGGCTGGTCACCGAGATCGTCGTGCGTGGACCGGCCGCCCCGAGCTGGCGCAAGGGCCGGCTGCGGGCCGAGGGGCGAGGGCCGCGCGACACCTACGGCTGAGCTGCGGACGGCACCTGGGAGAGAGCCTCCAGGACCGTCTGGAGGTCCGTTCTCCATGGCCCACCTCGGGGAAGGGGGGTTTCCGCGGCAGAAAAGGCCGTTCTGGGCTGTGGATGGCCTCTTCCGGAGCCGTGGACAGGTAGACTGAGGCGGTTCACCCACCCACTCTTCCTAGGAGCCCCGTGGCCACTGTCGGACCAGACAATCCCCAGGACGTCGAGCCGGAGATGCCGGAGCTCCCCGAGGTGACAGCCCAGGACGGGGACCCGGCATCGTTGGCGACCGAGTCCTCCTATGACGCCAACGCCATCCAGGTGCTCGAGGGCCTGGAGGCCGTGCGCAAGCGGCCGGGTATGTATATCGGCTCCACCGGTGAGCGCGGTCTGCACCACCTGGTCTGGGAGATCATCGACAACTCCGTCGACGAGGCGATGGCCGGGCACGCCGACCACATCGACGTCACGATCCTCAAGGGCGCCGGGATCCGGGTCGTGGACAACGGCCGAGGCATCCCCACCGACATCCACCCGATCGAGAAGAAGCCGGCGGTCGAGCTGGTCCTGACCCAGCTGCACGCCGGCGGCAAGTTCGGTGGCTCGGGTTACAAGGTCTCTGGTGGCCTGCACGGTGTCGGCTCCTCCGTCGTCAACGCGCTCTCCGAGAAGTTCGAGGTCGAGGTCCGCCAGCGCGGGCACGTGTGGCGCCAGACCTACAAGCTGGGCGTCCCGCAGGCACCCCTGTCCCAGGACGAGCAGATCCCTGCCGACGAGACCGGCACGACGATCACCTACTGGCCCTCCACCGACATCTTCGAGACGGTCAGCCACGACTTCGAGACGATCCGCGCCCGCGTCCAGCAGACGGCCTTCCTCAACAAGGGCCTGACGATCACGCTGACCGACGAGCGACCGATCGAGGTCGTGCGTGACATCGACGCCATCGAGGACGACCCGATCGACGGGGTCGGCCTGGAAGACGTCGACGCCACACCCGATGCCTCCCCCACGGGCGAGGCGCTCCGCAAGCCGCTGAACTACCGCTATGACAACGGCCTGGTCGACTATGTCCTGCACCTCAACAAGTCCAAGAAGACCGAGACCGTCCACGACGAGGTCATCGCCTTCGAGACCGAGGACAAGGAGCGGATGCTGGCGATCGAGGTGGCGATGCAGTGGACGAGCTCCTACAGCGAGTCGGTCCACACCTATGCCAACGCGGTCAACACCCATGAGGGAGGCACGCACGAGGAGGGTTTCCGGGCGGCGCTGACCCGGTTGATCAACGACTTCGCACGCACCAACAAGCTGCTGCGCGAAAAGGACGCCAACCTCACCGGTGAGGACATCCGGGAGGGGCTGACGGCTGTCATCTCGGTCAAGCTCGGCGAGCCGCAGTTCGAGGGGCAGACCAAGACCAAGCTTGGCAACTCCGAGGTGAGGGGCTTTGTCCAGTCGGCGATGACCGACGAGCTCGGCCACTGGCTCGAGGCGCACCCCCGAGAGGCCAAGGAGATCGTCACCAAGTCGGTCCATGCCGCCGCGGCCCGCATGGCCGCACGCAAGGCCCGTGAGGCGACTCGCCGCAAGGGGCTGCTGGAGTCCGGCGGCCTGCCGGGCAAGCTGCGTGACTGCCAGAGCAACGACCCGACGATCTCCGAGGTGTTCATCGTCGAGGGCGACTCGGCCGGCGGCTCGGCCGTGCGCGGGCGCAACCCGTTCAATCAGGCGATCCTGCCGATCCGCGGCAAGATCCTCAACGTCGAGAAGGCCCGCATCGACCGGGTGCTGAACAACCAGGAGGTCAAGGCCCTGATCTCCGGCTTCGGCACCGGCATCGGTGAGGACTTCGACATCACCAGGGCGCGCTATCACAAGATCGTGCTGATGGCTGATGCCGACGTCGACGGCATGCACATCCGCACGCTGCTGCTGACCCTGCTGTTCCGGTTCATGCGCCCACTGATCGAGCACGGTTACGTCTATCTCGCGCAACCGCCACTCTTCCGGCTCAAGTGGTCCAACGCGGAGCACCAGTTCGCCTACACCGACCGTGAGCGCGACGCGCTGCTCGCCGAGGGCCAGACCAAGGGCTGGAGGCTGCCCAAGGACTCTGGCATCCAGCGTTACAAGGGTCTGGGCGAGATGGACTACTCCGAGCTGTGGGAGACCACGATGGACCCCGACCACCGGGTGCTACTCCAGGTGACCCTCGACGATGCCGCCAAGGCCGATGAGGTCTTCTCGGTGCTGATGGGTGAGGACGTCGAGGCACGGCGTGGCTTCATCCAGCGCAACGCCCGCGACGTGCGCTTCCTCGACATCTAGACGTCCGGGGGCCCGGCCCCCCGGAGACCCCCCGCGGGGGCTTCGCCCCCTGGCCCGCGGCAACGCAGACTGAGCCACACGACATACGAGAAGGACAGGCGTGACCGACATCAACCCGCCGGAGACGGACCGCACCGAGGAAATCGACCTCAACACGGAGATGCAGCGCAGCTACATCGAGTATGCGATGAGCGTCATCGTGTCTCGCGCGCTGCCCGACGTGCGCGACGGTCTCAAGCCCGTCCACCGCCGCGTCATCTATGCGATGTATGACGGTGGCTACCGACCCGAGCGCGGCTTCAACAAGAGCGCGCGCGTGGTCGGCGACGTCATGGGTCACTACCACCCGCACGGCGACAGTGCGATCTATGACGCGCTGGTGCGCCTGGTCCAGGACTGGTCGCTGCGCTACCCCCTCGTGCTCGGGCAGGGCAACTTCGGCACCCCCGGGGACGACCCGGCCGCGGCTGCGCGCTACACCGAGGTCAAGATGGCACCGCTGGCCATGGAGATGGTCCGCGACATCAACGAGGACACCGTCGACTTCACCGACAACTATGACGGCAAGACCCAGGAACCGTCCGTCCTGCCTGCGCGCTTCCCGAACCTGCTGGTCAACGGCTCTGCCGGCATCGCGGTCGGGATGGCCACCCAGATCCCGCCGCACAACCTCGGTGAGGTGGCCGAGGGGGTGCAGTGGCTGCTCAGCAACCCCGAGGCCACCCGGGAGGAGCTGCTCGAGGCGTTGATCCGGATCATCCCGGGGCCAGACTTCCCCACCGGCGCCCAGATCATGGGTCGCCGTGGCATCGAGGAGGCCTACCGCACCGGCCGCGGCTCGATCATGATGCGGGCCAACGTCGAGGTCGAGGAGATCCAGGGCCGGACCTGCCTGGTGGTGCGCGACCTGCCCTACCAGGTCAACCCGGACACGCTGGCCAAGAAGATCGCGGACCTCGTCAACGACGGCAAGCTCAAGGGCATCGCCGACATGCGAGACGAGACCTCCGGTCGCACCGGGCAGCGCCTGGTCATCGTGCTCAAGCGCGACGCCGTGGCCAAGGTCGTGCTCAACAACCTCTACAAGCACACCCAGCTGCAGCAGAACTTCGGCGCCAACATGCTGGCGATCGTCGACGGCGTGCCGCGGACCCTGCCGATCTCAGCCTTCATCCGGCACTGGGTCGAGCACCAGATCGAGGTTATTGTCCGGCGCACGAAGTTCCGGCTCAAGCGCGCCGAGGAGCAGATCCACATCCTGCGCGGCTATCTCAAGGCGCTCGACGCCCTTGACGAGGTCATCGCGCTGATCCGCGCCAGCTCCACGGTGGAGAACGCCCGTGAGGGCCTGATGGAGCTGTTGGAGATCGACGAGACCCAGGCCCGCGCCATCCTGGAGATGCAGCTGCGCCGGCTCGCGGCCCTGGAGCGCCAGCGGATCATCGACGAGCACGACAAGCTGGAGGCGCAGATCGTGGAGTTCCAGGAGATCCTGGACCGGCCCGAGCGGCAGCGCCAGATCATCAGCGACGATCTGACCGAGATCGTCGAGAAGTATGGCGACGAGCGCCGCACGCAGATCGTCGGCTTCGATGGTGACGTGTCCATGGAGGACCTGATCCCTCAGGACGACGTCGTGGTCACCATCACGCGTGGCGGCTATGCCAAGCGCACCAAGGTCACCGAGTACCGCCCCCAGAACCGTGGCGGGAAGGGCCGTCGTGGCGCGGCGCTGCGGGCCGACGACGTGGTCTCGCACTTC from Ornithinimicrobium cryptoxanthini includes these protein-coding regions:
- a CDS encoding DUF721 domain-containing protein, whose protein sequence is MSDESTSGDSTSGGTGPEPVSAAADALARARANARAKGLRPGPADRRRTAGDALAERRSGTGDGAGRDPRLVGAEVERLVSSRGWDSEVQVGAVIGRWATIVGPEVAQHVQPLGFDASVLTVQADSTAWATQVRLLTHSILTRIEVEVGEGLVTEIVVRGPAAPSWRKGRLRAEGRGPRDTYG
- the gyrB gene encoding DNA topoisomerase (ATP-hydrolyzing) subunit B, whose product is MPELPEVTAQDGDPASLATESSYDANAIQVLEGLEAVRKRPGMYIGSTGERGLHHLVWEIIDNSVDEAMAGHADHIDVTILKGAGIRVVDNGRGIPTDIHPIEKKPAVELVLTQLHAGGKFGGSGYKVSGGLHGVGSSVVNALSEKFEVEVRQRGHVWRQTYKLGVPQAPLSQDEQIPADETGTTITYWPSTDIFETVSHDFETIRARVQQTAFLNKGLTITLTDERPIEVVRDIDAIEDDPIDGVGLEDVDATPDASPTGEALRKPLNYRYDNGLVDYVLHLNKSKKTETVHDEVIAFETEDKERMLAIEVAMQWTSSYSESVHTYANAVNTHEGGTHEEGFRAALTRLINDFARTNKLLREKDANLTGEDIREGLTAVISVKLGEPQFEGQTKTKLGNSEVRGFVQSAMTDELGHWLEAHPREAKEIVTKSVHAAAARMAARKAREATRRKGLLESGGLPGKLRDCQSNDPTISEVFIVEGDSAGGSAVRGRNPFNQAILPIRGKILNVEKARIDRVLNNQEVKALISGFGTGIGEDFDITRARYHKIVLMADADVDGMHIRTLLLTLLFRFMRPLIEHGYVYLAQPPLFRLKWSNAEHQFAYTDRERDALLAEGQTKGWRLPKDSGIQRYKGLGEMDYSELWETTMDPDHRVLLQVTLDDAAKADEVFSVLMGEDVEARRGFIQRNARDVRFLDI
- the recF gene encoding DNA replication/repair protein RecF (All proteins in this family for which functions are known are DNA-binding proteins that assist the filamentation of RecA onto DNA for the initiation of recombination or recombinational repair.) — protein: MHLRHLSLIDFRSYHSAEVALAPGITTLLGRNGQGKTNLVEAAGFVATLGSHRVATDAPLVRHGAESAIVRAAVVRDGRETTVELEIVPGRANRARLNKSPLTRPRDVLGTLRTVLFAPEDLALVKGDPAERRRFLDDLLVARQPRWVGVRGDYDKALRQRNALLRSSQHLWRAGRRGVAEHRLAPGETVEQARASAEETLGVWDAQVAQVGASLTYARLRLLRDLTPYVAEAYATISDDTTPATATYRSSAEGSVAEAIAAGEVPDQEQLYAATLEVMQARRREEQERGVTLVGPHRDELVLALGELPAKGYASHGESWSIALALRLAAFRLLQHDVGTDPVLVLDDVFAELDTGRRERLAQLISTCEQVLITAAVPDDVPTWLSGRGVILDVVDGTVTPRGQERGAGEVSDPEPDAGDTETS
- the gnd gene encoding phosphogluconate dehydrogenase (NAD(+)-dependent, decarboxylating), with amino-acid sequence MQLGMIGLGKMGANMRERLRKAGHEVVGFDLNPDVRDVDSLEVMVEALDAPRVVWVMVPHGEPTQQTVDHLGELLDEGDLVIEGGNSHFTDDIKHHAELAGKGIGYVDCGVSGGIWGITEGYGLMCGGETEWVEKAMPIFDALRPEGPREEGWVHAGDVGSGHYAKMVHNGIEYGLMHAYAEGFELLTAKDEVKDVKGVFQAWTRGTVVRSWLLDLMVKALDETPGLEGISEYTTDSGEGRWTLIEGIENAVPMPVLSAALFARFASRQENSPAMQAVAALRGEFGGHAVQMLDEEAPQVHHGAEPKHDEGAARPGAGADSAGDAADAGPTSGSGDTDGSGGDSAADAGPSSGSGDTDGSDGSNGDSNAGPQG
- the gyrA gene encoding DNA gyrase subunit A, with product MQRSYIEYAMSVIVSRALPDVRDGLKPVHRRVIYAMYDGGYRPERGFNKSARVVGDVMGHYHPHGDSAIYDALVRLVQDWSLRYPLVLGQGNFGTPGDDPAAAARYTEVKMAPLAMEMVRDINEDTVDFTDNYDGKTQEPSVLPARFPNLLVNGSAGIAVGMATQIPPHNLGEVAEGVQWLLSNPEATREELLEALIRIIPGPDFPTGAQIMGRRGIEEAYRTGRGSIMMRANVEVEEIQGRTCLVVRDLPYQVNPDTLAKKIADLVNDGKLKGIADMRDETSGRTGQRLVIVLKRDAVAKVVLNNLYKHTQLQQNFGANMLAIVDGVPRTLPISAFIRHWVEHQIEVIVRRTKFRLKRAEEQIHILRGYLKALDALDEVIALIRASSTVENAREGLMELLEIDETQARAILEMQLRRLAALERQRIIDEHDKLEAQIVEFQEILDRPERQRQIISDDLTEIVEKYGDERRTQIVGFDGDVSMEDLIPQDDVVVTITRGGYAKRTKVTEYRPQNRGGKGRRGAALRADDVVSHFFTTNTHHWLLFFTNLGRVYRAKGYEIPEGGPTGKGQHVANLMAFQPGEQIASVLAVEDYEQADYLVLATKNGLVKKTRLADYDSPRSGGLIAVNLRDGDELVGAGLAGAADDILLVSVKGQSVRFTATDTALRPMGRATSGVTGMKFRGADRLLSMSVVPDGSEPFVFVVFENGMAKRTSVSAYRVQGRGGLGIKVAKATEKGGDLVGALTVEEGNEVLVVMERGNVVRSSIDQVRVTGRDTAGVKFATPGKGDSIVAVAVNAETALPEEVESILGADAEVTGADEASTPVDALPSDESADVAEVSDATEELSSETTADADEPDTGGEQ